CCGGCAATCACGAAGTTGATAAATGGAATGCAGAATACGATCCGGAGGAATTCGCTGAAAAGCTCGGAAGCGTTGCTTGCAGGCCATACTACAGCTTTGACATCAAGGGAATCCATTTTATATCTCTTCCAGAGCTTGCAAGAGCGAATTATATTACTGAAGAAGAAATCGAATGGCTGAAGCTGGATTTGGCAGTTAATCAGGGCAAAACTACTGTTATATTCAGCCACAACTCGCTCGCAGGTACAACTGAGTATTATACCGATCAGGCCTACAGACAGGTTGCTAACAGCCAGACAATCCTCGATATAATCAATCAGCACCCAAATGTACTGGCTTGGCTGCACGGCCATAACCATACCTATGAAGTAGTTCCGAAAAGCGGGAAGGTTTATGTTTCGCTTGGAAGGATAGGCGGATTTGCGAATGAATCAGTTCTGCCCTATGATTTGGGCGGATTCTACCTTGAGGCAGGCAGCGATTATCTAACGGTTCGCGGCTACAATGCCGAAGCTGATAAGTTTTTCGATGAAATATCAAGCGATTATTCGTTCCTTAATCATACAATTAACGGCTCTACATCTCTGAATCTCAGCGAAAAGCCGGCAATTAGTTATGGATTCGGCGGTGCTAGAGACGGCCAGATAATCTCCGCTTTCAACCACCACTGCAATGCTGGAGGCTCAGATCCGCTGCTTATAGGGGGATCAGATAAAGAGAAAGAAATTCTCAATACAGGTGAAGGCAAGAGAGAGCTGTTTATAACGGGAACAGATACTCAAATTTTCAACTTTAATAAGGATTTCCTCTGGCATGAACAAAGACCAAGCGGCGGAATTATGGCTCCCGGCTTTCATTTGCCGCCGGATAAGTATGAGTGGTCTAATTCGAAACTGAGGCTTTTAAGTAATGAATCTGGGAATACTTACTTCTGCGTCCCGATGAGGGGAGCTGCAAGGAACAGCTATTTAAGATGCCCTCCAGGGGAGACATACAAATTCAGAATGAAGATGGATTGCCACAGCGGCGGGCAGAATCTTCTGGTTAAATGCAATGTTTATGACAATAATCAGAATGTTCTGGAGACTTTGATCAAACCGTCTGTAACCCTCGGCAGCGGTATGCAGACTCTTGATTATGATTTCGAGATCCCAAGCTTTGAAACTTTCGCATGCAATAACAAGCCGAACACACTTGAATACGATATTGAAGTTGCAGGGACGGAGAATCAAGATTTGATCTATAACGATATAACTTCTGACAGAAAGGTGCAAATTGGGTTTGAGGCTGTATTCTCTAACTTCTCAGAATATATTGATATTGATCAGGCCGAGGTTATGTTTGCAGATGCAGACGGCCAAACCTCTACCGTGAACCCGGGCGTTAAGGCAGACGGAACAAACTGCAGCTTCTCGGGCACGCTTTCCAGCTCTCAGATCGAGTCTTACCAGCTTCCTGTAAAAACGCCGGAGAGAAGCGTTTTCGAGGTGTCAGCAGGGGGCAGCCGAAGGCTGTCTTGGCTGGTAAGGCAGACTGCTCCAGCTTGGCAGGTTAGGAACGCACCTGTCGCCGATAAGGGAAGCTTTATTGAAGTTGGCCCTATGCGAAACGACTACTCACCAAAAGAGGAGATTGTAATAGCACCAACTTCTCAGACTAACTCGCCGTTCATTCACAGACTTCGCCACATAAGCAAGGCCAAAATATTCCCTGATAAAGGCAATAAAACCCTCATTGCTGATATTGAGAAGCTCTCCGGTGAGGGAGAAATAATAGCAGCAAGTTCTGAGATCCCAAAACGTGTAATGGGTGCTTCCGGCTGGTCGTACAGCAACGGATTGGTTACTGCTCAGATAAAGCAGCAGGGAAGGGTTGTAATGAAATTTTGAAAAAACTTCTGCCAATTAATTATGAAAGGAGGTAAGTTTTTGCAAAAATAGTTGGCGTAAAAGAAGAAACTAATTTATTAATTTTTAGGAGAAAAGTATGAAGATTAAAATTCTAACCTTAGCAGTATTGTTTGGGTGTGTTTGTGTAGGCTTTGCGGCATTCAATATGATTCCTGAAAACCCAGATTTCGAGGATGGTAATGTTGGCGATTTTCCAACAGGCTGGTTCCAAAATGGTACAGTCATTACCTCGGATAACGGCCCGAGCGAGCCGGGCAGCAAGTCTGCCTTTATGGCCGGCGGTTCAGAAACATATGGCCTGCGTTCAAAAGGCTTTGAGGTAACTTCAGGCGAAACCTATACACTCACCTTTGATTACAAAACTGCTAACTCAACATCAGGAAATCCGCAGCTGCGGTTCATTTTCATAGAAAATGCAACAATTGATACTAATGGAAATGTAAGCGGTGATTTCATTGGAGAATCGCAGTCAACTTTAACTGTAACTAATAATGAGTGGGACACATTCAGTATAACAGCCTCTGATACAGGCACTCAATTAGCTTCCTATTTGAGATTTACCAAGAATACATTTGGTTCATTTGACGGTGAGGTCTGGATAGACAACGTTTCTGTTGTCCCCGAACCAGCGACCATGGCTCTGATTGGCATTGGCGGTCTTTTCATCCGCAGGAAAAAGGTTTAATTATATAATTAGAAAGGAGAGACGCTTTGAAGATCAAACTTCTAACATTAACAGTGCTGTTTGCCTTTGCCTCTGCAGGCCTTGCGGCATTCAATATGATTCCTGAAAACCCAGATTTCGAGGATGGTAATGTTGGCGAACTAGTAACAGGCTGGTTCAAAGATTCGGCATTTACATTCTCGGATAACGGACCAAGCGAGCCAGGCAGCAAATCGGCTTATTTAGCCAGCGGTACGGAAGATTACGGTCTTAGGTCAAGAGGTTTTGAAGTTACATCAGGCGAAACCTATACACTCACGTTTGACTACAAAACCGCAGGCACAACTGATGGTAATCCTGAAGCTAGATTTTTATTCAAGGAAAACGCAGTAATCGACAGCTTAGGCAATGTCAATGGTGATTTTATTGGAGCGGAAGTTTTGGACTTGACGCCAACCGAGGGCACTTGGGAAACATTGAGTGTCGCTTCATCCAGAACAGGAACTGATATAGCAGGAGTTATCAGGATAACCAAGAATAAGTTCGCTTCAGGCTCAGACTCATTCAACGGCGAGGTCTGGATAGACAACGTTTCTGTTGTCCCCGAACCAGCAACCATGGCTCTGATTGGCATTGGCGGTCTTTTCATCCGCAGAAAAAAGAAATGACAACTTTATTATTATTATTTAGCAGAGGGCTCATGCCCTCTGCCTTACATTTCTTAGGAGATACAGATGAAACGAAGAGATTTCTTAAAGGCTTCAGCCGCCTGCGGTATGGGGCTTTCATTGACAGGCCTTGCTGCCGGGGTGTCGGCAGAAAAATCTGCAGTAAGCAAGCCGAATATAGTGTTTATAATGGCCGATGATTTAGGTTTCGGCGATTTGGGCTGCTATGGAAATCCTGTTGTTCAAAGTCCAAATATAGACACTTTCGCCCAAAACAGCCAGACGCTCACTCAGTATTACAGCGCCGGGCCGGTATGCAAGCCTACGAGGGTATCCTTCTTAACAGGCAAATACCCCTACAAAACAGGCTCAAGGATGACCGTTGACGGCAGAGACCCTTCTCTTGATGTCGGATTTTTCCCAAAAATTCTCCAGCAGGCAGGCTACACAACCAAAGTGGCCGGTAAATGGCATGTCGGTCACTTCCCGGGCGGTATGGATATTATCGGATTCGATGAATGGTCTGTATGTGCCCCGGGTGGATGGTGTGACTACTGGGACTACACAATACACACAAAAGGAAACACTGAACCTTCTAACGGTAAATACAGCACCGATATGATAACTGAAAGCGGGCTGGAATTTATCGAAAGGAATCAGGACAACCCATTCTTTCTTTATCTTGCTTATACTGCCCCTCATTTTCCGCTTCAGGCTCCCGAGGAGGATATAGATCCGTTCAGGGATAACAGCGACCTTGAAGAGGGAACAAAGGTTGTCTATGGGATGATAAAACGTATGGATCATGGTATCGGCCAGATACTTGCAAAGCTCAAGGCAAAAGGCCTATATGATAATACTATGGTAGTGTTCACAAGCGATAACGGGCCTAGATTCGGTGCATATAAAGGATTATCACAAGAGCGATATAACGGTCATTTAGCCGGCCAGAAATCTTATACGCTCGAGGGCGGCATAAAAGTGCCTGCTATTGTGCATTGGCCGCAGAAGTACAATTGCCCGTGCAGTTATTATCCATATATGATGCATACAGTGGACTGGTTCAAAACGCTGCTGACCGTTGCCGGAGCAGATATCCCGCAAGGAACTGATATCGACGGGGATTGTTATGTAGATTACCTGCTCAACTGCAAAAAGGGCGATGATACCAAGAGGTATTGGTCTTTCAATAATGTCCGCCCCACATCAAAGAGCAACAGCGCCATGCGAGATGGAGATTGGAAGCTGAATCGTCCTGCGATTGAGTCTTTCAAGAGATGGGACCAGCCAGCTGATCTGCCTCTGCCCGATGATATACCGGACTACGAGCTTTACAGAATAGATAAAGACCCGTTTGAAAAGAATGACATCTCTGATGAGTACCCCGAGAAAACAAAAGAAATGATAAGAGATTTTGAAAACTGGTTCGATGCTGTTATGAAAAAACACAGAGAACTTAATTCATAAAATGCTTAACTAAATCACGAGAGAAAAATGCGATACTTTACTGCAATTACTGTTTTTGTTTTAGCCATTTCGGCTGCGAATTTTGGAGCTTTCTGGGATGGAGGTGCAGGCACAACTTCCTGGAATGATGCTGCAAACTGGGACCCTGACGGTGTGCCAACCACCGATACTGACATTAGCCTTGGAGCGGATCCTGTTCAGGAAATTGTTGTCTCAGACAATGCATCCAGCAACAGAATTGATCTGGGCTACGATAACGGCAAGGATGTAAACCTAACAGTTGATGGAGCTGTATTAACTACAGGATGGTTTGTAAACGCCAGCAAAAATGTTAATTCAACTGTTAATATTACTAATGGCGGAACCCTTGATACCGTTCTTAATAGATTATATGTTGCCAACTCAGGCACCGGCGTGCTGAATGTCTATGACGGAACTGTCAAAAACCTGAACACCGTTTACGGGATTTTTATGTGCGATAAAAGTTCAGGCAACGGAACAATCAATCTCTATGGAGGCGAGATTATAGCTAACGGTATTGAAGCAGGGCTTTATTCTGGACAGTGGCAGATAAATATCGGTTCGGGCCAGCTCATACTCAATGGAGACCACAGAAGTTTTCTAAATACCTATTCGGATAATTTTATTCCTTTTGACGGCATGACAGATATCAATGTCAATTATTATTCCGATACTGATAAGACAGTAGTCTCTGCTGAAGAGGTTGTGCAAAACGATAATCTATACTGGGATGGAGGTGCAGGCACAACTTCCTGGAATGATTCTGCAAACTGGGACCCTGACGGTGTTCCAGCATCGGATAATGATCTGAGCCTTGGAGCGGATTCTGGGCAGGAAATTGTAATCTCGGCTGACGCCTTCAGCGGCAGAGCCGATCTTGGTTATGATAACGGCAAAAATGTCAGCCTTACAGTTGATGGAGCCGCGTGGACTTCCGGATGGGTCGTAAATGCAAGCAAAAATGTTAATTCATCTATTAATATTATTAATGACGGAACCCTTGATACTGTTCAAAACAGGCTTTATGTAGCAAGCTCCGGCACTGGTGTTATAAATGTATATGAAGGGACTGTCATAAACTCGAATCCTGATTACGGGATTTTTATGTGCGATCAGCCTACCGGCAACGGCAAAATTAATCTCTTCGGCGGTGAAATTATTGCTAATGGGATAGAAGCCGGTTCTTACCCCGATCAGTGGCGGATTAATATTGGCTCGGGCAAGCTCACGCTAAACGGAGACCATAGAAGCTTTCTAAATACTTATTCGGATAATTTTATCCCTGTTCAGGGTATGACAGATATAAATGTGAACTATTCACCTGACACGGGTAAGACAGTGGTCTCTGCAGAAAGAATTCTGCAAGAAAATTACGTATTAGAGAACCCGCGAGAAATACCAGTTATAGCCGAAAAAGACGTTGTAGTTTTAGGCGGTTCT
This window of the Sedimentisphaera salicampi genome carries:
- a CDS encoding PEP-CTERM sorting domain-containing protein; amino-acid sequence: MKIKLLTLTVLFAFASAGLAAFNMIPENPDFEDGNVGELVTGWFKDSAFTFSDNGPSEPGSKSAYLASGTEDYGLRSRGFEVTSGETYTLTFDYKTAGTTDGNPEARFLFKENAVIDSLGNVNGDFIGAEVLDLTPTEGTWETLSVASSRTGTDIAGVIRITKNKFASGSDSFNGEVWIDNVSVVPEPATMALIGIGGLFIRRKKK
- a CDS encoding PEP-CTERM sorting domain-containing protein, which encodes MKIKILTLAVLFGCVCVGFAAFNMIPENPDFEDGNVGDFPTGWFQNGTVITSDNGPSEPGSKSAFMAGGSETYGLRSKGFEVTSGETYTLTFDYKTANSTSGNPQLRFIFIENATIDTNGNVSGDFIGESQSTLTVTNNEWDTFSITASDTGTQLASYLRFTKNTFGSFDGEVWIDNVSVVPEPATMALIGIGGLFIRRKKV
- a CDS encoding sulfatase-like hydrolase/transferase — its product is MKRRDFLKASAACGMGLSLTGLAAGVSAEKSAVSKPNIVFIMADDLGFGDLGCYGNPVVQSPNIDTFAQNSQTLTQYYSAGPVCKPTRVSFLTGKYPYKTGSRMTVDGRDPSLDVGFFPKILQQAGYTTKVAGKWHVGHFPGGMDIIGFDEWSVCAPGGWCDYWDYTIHTKGNTEPSNGKYSTDMITESGLEFIERNQDNPFFLYLAYTAPHFPLQAPEEDIDPFRDNSDLEEGTKVVYGMIKRMDHGIGQILAKLKAKGLYDNTMVVFTSDNGPRFGAYKGLSQERYNGHLAGQKSYTLEGGIKVPAIVHWPQKYNCPCSYYPYMMHTVDWFKTLLTVAGADIPQGTDIDGDCYVDYLLNCKKGDDTKRYWSFNNVRPTSKSNSAMRDGDWKLNRPAIESFKRWDQPADLPLPDDIPDYELYRIDKDPFEKNDISDEYPEKTKEMIRDFENWFDAVMKKHRELNS
- a CDS encoding metallophosphoesterase family protein; its protein translation is MKFNKITRRDLLKTSGGLASAILLSGKVLPGSDMCFAQGGSSKVKIFAVGDAHFGWDNGEQPSPEYQEQLMETIMNRFPDLDAFVDTGDAHHNYAVEADKGRWTDVIQGGCRTSQFFYAAGNHEVDKWNAEYDPEEFAEKLGSVACRPYYSFDIKGIHFISLPELARANYITEEEIEWLKLDLAVNQGKTTVIFSHNSLAGTTEYYTDQAYRQVANSQTILDIINQHPNVLAWLHGHNHTYEVVPKSGKVYVSLGRIGGFANESVLPYDLGGFYLEAGSDYLTVRGYNAEADKFFDEISSDYSFLNHTINGSTSLNLSEKPAISYGFGGARDGQIISAFNHHCNAGGSDPLLIGGSDKEKEILNTGEGKRELFITGTDTQIFNFNKDFLWHEQRPSGGIMAPGFHLPPDKYEWSNSKLRLLSNESGNTYFCVPMRGAARNSYLRCPPGETYKFRMKMDCHSGGQNLLVKCNVYDNNQNVLETLIKPSVTLGSGMQTLDYDFEIPSFETFACNNKPNTLEYDIEVAGTENQDLIYNDITSDRKVQIGFEAVFSNFSEYIDIDQAEVMFADADGQTSTVNPGVKADGTNCSFSGTLSSSQIESYQLPVKTPERSVFEVSAGGSRRLSWLVRQTAPAWQVRNAPVADKGSFIEVGPMRNDYSPKEEIVIAPTSQTNSPFIHRLRHISKAKIFPDKGNKTLIADIEKLSGEGEIIAASSEIPKRVMGASGWSYSNGLVTAQIKQQGRVVMKF